The Maridesulfovibrio salexigens DSM 2638 region GACCAGCCATGATAACTCTCTTGAGATATGCTCCCTGCTTAAAAAAGATATGGGTATTGATATTCTTGCCCATTTGACCTGTGTCGGTGCCAGTGAACAGTCCATTGACGAGTTTGTCTCCCGTCTGTGTGAAACCGGGGTTTCGGATATTCTGGCTCTCGGCGGTGACGGGGTTAAGGATGCAAATGGTGAAGGACAGAGCCGTTTCTTTCATGCTTCTGACCTTGTGGAATATGTTGATGATAAATTTTCTGAAGTTGGGATTGCTGTTGCCGGCTATCCGGGAGGTCATCCTGAATCTCCATCCATTGCCAAGGATATTGAAATCCATAACTCCAAGTTGTCCAAGGGAGCGGATTTCACCATGACCCAGCTTTTCTTCGATAACAGGCTTTACTTCGATTACGTGGACAGGCTGGCAGAACTTGGCAGTACAGCTCCGGTGATTCCCGGTGTTCTGCCCATCCAGTCTTTAAGTTCTTTGCGCCGGATTATGTCTCTTTGCGGCGCAGGCATTCCCGGTGATCTTTATTGCGGTGTGGAAAAGGCTTTTGAAAAGGGCGGTGATGAAGCGGTCATGGAATTCGGTTTTGACTTCGCCCGTAAACAGATCTCAGACTTGTTGGATAGAGGGGCGCCGGGTGTTCATATTTATAGTCTGAACCGTGCAGCAATGTGCGAGAGATTGATTACTGACCTTAAAGGTGACGGATATTTTAATTAAACACCTTCCTCCCCTGCTTGGAAGCCCTGTGCGACTAACTCCCGCACAGGGCTTCTTTGTTTTTAGAGAAATCCCTTGAATGCATCGGCGATCTGGGCGGCTGTTTTTACCCGCGCCGGACCGTTTTCAATGATGAAGGGTAGAATTTTATCGGAATAGTTTCCCAACCCGGAAAGCAGGGTTTCGCTGAGGCCCTTAGAGGAAGGGGAGGCGATAAAGTCTTTGATCTCTGTGTAGAGGGTTTTGGCTTCGCTTACGGAATTGTTGCCGGATGTGTAGGCGGTGGAGGCATGATCGTATACTTGCTTAGCCTTATCAAAGCTGCCGGGAGTAGTGATTATTTTGGTAAGTTTGGAGGTCAGGGAAGAGTCTGTTGTTCCGGCATCCATGCTTTCGGAAAATCCTACCAGCTTGGCAAGTCTGGTGAAGGTGGAGCCGGAGTTGATGTCGCCGAGCTGTGAAGTCAGGGCCGCGCCTTCATCAGGATTAATCAGGCTCATGGTCACGGTCTGGGCATCCACAAGGTTTTCTGTGGAATCGTAGAAACCGCTGTAGACGCTCTTTGCCCGGTCAAGCAGGCTAGCACCTTCTGCTGCGCTTTTTGCTGTTTCAGCGGAAGAAGACAGATCGTTCAGGCTGAATGCCAACACAGTAGAGGCCTGAAAAAGCATACATGCAACGGCCAACAGGGAAACAGTTATCATACGGGAACGGTAATTTTTCATTTTTATTTCTCCATGTTCATTTGGTTTAGGTCTGCAGTATACTTTATTGTTGGGATATTTCCATTAGAAAAGCCGCAACTTCTTCAGAAGTTGCGGCTTTTTTTTGTAAACTTATTGGAGTTACTGGGCGTCATGAGTATTGCGGACTGCCATGGCGTGGGTCAGGCGGTCAATGATGATCGCCAGAAATACGATGGAAAGTCCGGCCTCAAAGCCCATGCCGATATCAATGCGGTTGATTGCTACCAGTACTTCCATACCCAGCCCTTTAGCTCCGATCATGGAGGCTACAACAACCATTGCCAGTGCCATCATGGTGGTCTGGTTGATGCCGACAACTATGGTCGGCCTTGCCAAAGGCAGCTGCACCTTGAACAAAGTCTGCATGGGAGTCGCACCAAAGGCCCGGGCCGCTTCGATTACGTCCTTGGGAACCTCGCGGATACCTACATTGGTGAGGCGGATAATCGGAGGCATTGAGTAAATGATCGTTGCGAAAAGCGCTGGAACCTTTCCAAGGCCGAAGAGCATCATTACCGGGATAAGGTAAACAAAGCTCGGCATAGTCTGCATGGCATCGAGAATCGGTTTGATGATGGTTTCCACGCGGTCACTTCTTGCCATCCAGATTCCGACGGGAATCCCTACTAAAAGTGATATGGCAACCGCACCGGTGACCAGTGCCAGAGTCATCATGGTCAGCTTCCAGTATCCGAAGCAACCGATGACAAAAAGCATGGCTGACATGCCCAGTCCTCTTTTCCAACTGCCGAGCAGCCACCATCCGACTGCGCCGACACCGATTATCATTACAAACCACGGGATCATGAGGAAGAATTGCTGCAAAGCAATAAGCATTTGCAAAAGAACATGGCCCAGAGCATCAAAAAAAGATCCCCAGTTATCCATGACCCATGTCATAGCTGTGTTTACCCAGTCAGCCAGTGGTATTTCCAGAGTCTTTGGAAATTTATACATTATTAAAATCCAGTTGTTGTGTTTTAATTCAGTGCGGCCTTGATCTTGGCAGCTCTATCAGCGGAAACCCACTTGGTCCAAACGTCTTCCTTGGTTTTCAGGAACCACTCAGCAACCTCTTCAAGGCTCGCATTCTCATTTTTCATGTATGCGAGACACTCGTTGGTCATGGCCATGGTTGTTTCGTATTTTTTGAACATTTCAATAATTTCAGGAGCACGTTCCATCAAGGATTTGCCGACGATGATGTTAACATCGGAGTTGGGGTACAGGCAGAGTCTGGTATCATTCCATACTTTGGGATCATAAGGGGCTTCTTCAAGGAAAGTCATGTCGATCATGCCCATTACCCAAGTGGGGCCCCAGTAATAACCAACCCAGCCTTTACCGCGTTTGTAAGCGGAAACCATGGAGCCGGCCAGTGCGGCATCTGAACCGGGGGCGAGAAAGTTAAAATTATCATCCAGGCCGTAGTTTTTAAGCTTTTGCTCTGTTTTTTGGGTGGCGGTCCATCCGGTAACGCCGGAATATATGAGCCCCATGGAAGGATCTTCGGGATCTTTGAAATATTCAGGGTACTTGGCGAGGTCGGCAACGGTTTTGAGATCCGGTGTCATGGGCTTGATGCCGCGCTTAGGGTCACCCTTGATCATGTATGTGGGAACCATCAGTCCTTCACGGGCATCCTTGAAGTTCGGGCCAAGGTCAAAAAGTGTTCCGGCCTTGATGCCTTTATCGTAAAGGTGCTGGGAGTTTGATGTCCATGATTCCATGTCTACGTCCATGTCGTCACGCATGATTGCTTCATATGCAATAGCGGTTCCGGCCGGTATGTATTCAACTTCAGTGCCGTATCCATGCTCAATGATGAATCCGGCAATGCGGTTATGGATCTGGATGCTGTCCCAGTTGAGGTCGGCGAAGATGACCGGCTTGTCAGCTGCCTGTGCAGAATTAACGGGCATAATGCTTATGATTGCAGCAAAAACAAAGCCTGCAACCCAAAGCATTGCGTGTGATTTAATTGTATTCATAACTAAAAATCCTCCAAAAATATTAAATTGACGGGTCCGGTCCATATTCAGCCACAGCAGCAATCAGGTTGCCGCTGACCACAACGCCGATGAACTCATTGTTGGTGTCTATTACGGCAAGGGGCCAATCGGATTCGGACATCATGGGATATAATTCAAGTGCGGGGGTCTCAGCGGAGACACTGCGGGCAGGTTTAATTATATCTTCAAGTTTCTTATCACCGCTTTCGACTGCTTTGGCTGCATCGGCGGCATGGACAATGCCGAGCAGGTTGTCGTCGGCATTAAGTGCAAATATGGAAGAAATGCTGTTCTTGCGCATCTTACGCAGGGCCGCACGCGGTCCGTCAGCGGCAACGTAAACAACAGCTTCCGCTTTTTTCATGACATTTTCAGCGGTGAGCACCTTTGTGGCGTCCACGTCTTCTACAAAACGTCTGACATAGTCGTTGGCGGGTTCTGTGAGGATTTCTTCAGGGGTGCCGGTCTGGACGATTATGCCGTCCTTCATGAGTACAATACGGTCACCCAACTTCAGGGCTTCATCGAGGTCATGGCTGATGAATATGATTGTTTTGTGCATCCGCTTTTGCAGCTTGATCAATTCATCCTGCATGTCGCGGCGGATGAGCGGGTCGAGAGCGGAGAATGCTTCGTCCATGAGCAGTATGTCCGGGTCAAGGGCGAGGGCTCTTGCGAGTCCTACTCTCTGCTGCATACCGCCGGATAATTGTGAGGGGTAACTGTTTCCCCAGCCATCAAGACCGACCTGAGCCAGCATTGCTTCGGAAACTTTCCGTTTCTCGTCAGCCGGTTTGCCCATCAGGTCCAGACCGAATTCCACATTTTCATAAATTGTTTTGTGGGGGAGCAGGGCAAAGTTCTGGAAGACCATGCCAAGTTTTTTTTGACTTAATTTCCGCATTTCCGGTGCATCAAGTGTTGTAATGTCTACACCGTCCACAAGAATTCTGCCGTCTGTCGGTTCGATGAGGCGGTTTATGCAGCGCACCAGTGTTGACTTACCGCTGCCGGAAAGTCCCATGATAACGAGGAGTTCTCCTTCATTGGCAGAAAAGGAAGCCTGATTGACTCCTACGCTGAGCCCCGTTTGATTAAAAATTGTTTCTTTATCCAGTCCTTCGCGGACTAATTTTAAACCCTTCTGTGGATTTGTTCCGAAGATTTTTGTGACGTTCTCAACAACTAATTTTTTCATTTAATAACGATGCCCGTAGGCCTTGTTTGAATTTACAAAGAAGGCAAAAGGGTAACATAAGGAAAGTATATGTCAAATTAGCTTAAGATAGTATTGCTAATGTATTTTGTGATGTTGTTTTTACTGTTTTTAAAGTTGTATCTGTTTGTGGTATAGTTGTGTTTGCTGATGAATAAAAAAATAAAAAATACAACATGATTTTGGCTGTATTGTCTAAGAGTAACATTATGAATGTACTGTTTCTGCTTTGAAAAATGCAGTTTGAGTAGAAAAATAAAGAAAGGCGTGCGTTTTGCGTAAGGAAGGGCTTAAAAACGAAAAAAGCCGCAACTTTCGTTGCGGCTTTCTTTGTTTACGAGTGGTGCCGAAGAGAAGACTCGAACTTCCACGGAGAAACCTCCACTAGACCCTGAACCTAGCGTGTCTACCAATTCCACCACTTCGGCACTCGGTAGAGAAGTGTTTATTGATTTCGACCTGCTTTGGCAAGAACTTTTTTTGTTAAATTGTAAATAAATTGTAAAAAAGCTGCTCTCGATAAAAAAGTGTCACTCAAAAAGTAATAGTTTTCTAATTGTGGCCCCCGTTTTCTCTTGTTATAGAAAGCCTAGTAAGAAAATTAATAAGGGGGATATTCATGGACCCGTCCACGCTGGTTCCGGCTGCTATTGGTATTTCAGTTCACCCTATCTGGCCGGTAACTCTTTCAATCATTACTTTTTCCGTTCACCTGTTGCTTATGAATGCGGTTTTCGGGGGAGCGGCGATCGTCTTTGTTCACTCTCTTTCCGGAGGAACAGCGATTTCCAAAAATATTTCCAAGAAATTGCCGACACTGCTGGCTCTGGCAATTAATGCCGGAGTGCCGCCGCTCTTGTTTCTGCAAGCAGTGTACGGTCAGTTCAGCTATGTTTCCTCAATTCTCATGGCTGTTTTCTGGCTGGCGGTGATTGCTGCCCTCATCTGCGGCTATTATGGTTTGTATTTTCATAACTACCGCTATGAAAAACTGGGTGTCTCAGGACGCAGTCTGACCATGCTGGCAGTGCTCTGTATGATTGTCTACATCGGCTTCATGCTTTCCAATAAAATGACCCTGATGCTGCGCCCGGAGGTCTGGTCTGAATATTTTACTGATCCGCACGGATTCAACCTCAACCTGAGTGATCCGGTTCTTTACCCGCGCTTTATGCATTTTGCCATATCCGCGTTGGCTGTGGGCGGACTCTTTGTTGCCTTAGTGGGCAAGCGGAAAGGTTATTCAGACTTTGTTGATACGGGAATGAAATGGTTCTCACGGTCAACATTAGTGAATGTACTTATGGGGTTCTGGTTTCTGGTGGCCCTGCCCAAAGAAATAATGCTTATCTTTATGGGCGGTGATATTCTTGCCACGGTTTTGCTTTGTGTGGGATTGCTCGCAACTTTTGCCATGCTTCACGCCGGATTCACCAAGAACGTTTACTGGGGCGTAGCTGCAACGGTTTTTATTGTGCCGGTCATGGCTGTTATGCGTCATCTTGTCCGCCAGAAATATCTGGAACCGTATTTTACACTTGATACCGCCCCCGTGTCAGGGCAGTGGTCTCCCTTCATACTTTTTGTTGTCTCCCTTATTGCAGGCGGATTTTGCATCGTCTACATGCTGAAACTCATGCGCAAGGCTGAAAGGAGTTAATGATGGAATATCCAATCTGGCATTTAACTACTTTCGGCGGTGGGTTCTGGATCGCGGTCATTGCTACAATCCATGTTTTCGTGGCTCAGTTTGCCGTTGGTGGCGGGCTGTTTTTAGTCGTCACAGAAAAACTGGCCTACAAGACTGAATCAGGCGAGTTGCTTGATTACGTTAAAAAACATTCTAAATTCTTTCTGCTTCTTACGATGGTTTTCGGGGGCGGGACCGGGGTTGCTCTCTGGTTTACCATGGCTCTTCTCAGTCCGCAGGGAACCCTTGTGCTGGTCCGCGAGTTTCTCTTTGCATGGGCTACGGAATGGGTCTGGTTCGTGGGTGAGATCGTTGCCCTGCTTATCTATTATTACTATTGGGATAAGATGAACCGCAGGGATCATCTGATTATCGGCTGGTTCTATTTCATTTTTGCTTTCCTGTCTCTTTTTACCATCAACGGTGTGGTTTCCTTCATGCTCACCCCCGGAGTCTGGGAGGAAACCAGAAGTTTCTGGGATGCCATTTTCAACCCCACTTTCTGGCCCGCACTCTTTTTCCGTACCGCACTTTGCGGCATGCTTGCCGGACTGTTCGGTTTTGTGACTGCGGCACGGATCAAGGATAAGGACCTGCGTTGCATGCTGGTCCGTTTTTGCGGCATCTGGACCCTGACCGGATTGGTTCTGACCGTATTTTCCGGTTACTGGTATATGGGCAGTATCCCCGCGGAGCAGATTATGCTGGTGGTCCATAAGTCACATCGCGTGGCTTATTTCATGGAAGTATTTAAGTACACTGCTCCGGTTCTCCTTTTCGGTGGTCTGTTCATGGCTATCTGTGCCCCGCGCCGGGTTAATTTCAGCTCGGCAATGGTAATGCTGGTGGTGGCTTTGATGTTTTACGGTTCCTTCGAGTTCATGCGCGAGGCCGGCCGTAAGCCCTATGTTGTCTGGGGTGAGGTCTATTCCACCAACATCACCGTGGAGCAGGCAAAGAAGCTGCACGGTGAGTCCATTCTGCAAAATGCTAAATGGATTCCGCAGGACCTGCGCGAGATTACTGATCAGAACCGCTTGAAAGCCGGATCATGGCTTTATCAGATGGAGTGCGGTCCGTGTCATGCTATTAACGGCCCCATGAATGATATTGTGCCCCGTACATCAAAATACACTACTGCTGGGCTGGATGCTTTTATCTCCGGCATGGGCAAGGTTAATAAGTATATGTCGGAATTTATGGGTAATGCTGAAGAACGCAGAGTTCTTGCCGAATATATCCATTCTGTCGGTTCGGGATACGATCCTGTTCTGCCGGAAACTGAAGAAGCAGAGCTGAGTCCCGGGCCCTTCAAAGCTGAGCAGGAATATGTGCTCATGGCTTGGTCGCTGGAAGGATTGCGTTTGATCATCGATAAAGATCGCGCCATGTCCATCTCAGACAAGGGCAGCACAGTACGCGCTCAGCTCTTGCTGCGTGGAGATCCACCCGAAGTTGTCACTGATGATGTAAAAATCGTCTGCAAGCCGCAGGGTATGGATAAGAGTTTTGAACTTGCGGTTAAGGACGGTTATTTTCAGTCCGGTCCCATAGAAATACTGCCTTACACCAAGGAAGCCTATCAGCCCTTGCCCCCGGTGGAAGTTCAGGCTTTTGATGCGAATGGAAATGTTCTCGCAAGTACAACTATCGTGCTTCCGGTCTCTACCCGTCCGGGCTGCAACAATTGTCACGGCGGAGGTTGGGATATACCGGAGCAGGGTGGATTTTCCGCTCGCACAGCGATGGATATCGCCGGGGTGCATGACCGCGATAACAAAACCAACTTTAGGCAGCGGTTAAAGGATAACGAGATCATTGACTGCATGGGATGCCACGACGGTGAATTGCAGCTTAATCTGTCCACCGCTCTGCACGGTTTTCATGCTGTTTATCTTTCAGGCAGGGAGAACGATGCGTGCATGATGTGCCATCCGCAGGAAAGTCTGCGCGGTGTTCATGTTGATGCCGGAATGGAATGCGTGAATTGCCACGGCTCTATGGAGAATCATTCTCTAGCTCTGCTTAAAGGTGAAGAACAGAAGCCTGCAGCCAAGGAACTTATTAAACTGATTACTCCGGTTGATTATGAGCTTGAAGAAATCAATGCACGTCAGCCTAATGAGCAGCAGCCTGATTGTCTGACCTGTCACGTTGAATTCGCTGACCCTGATTCGGATTCTGCCTTTAACAAGTGGACTGAGGACAGCTCCGGCTTGTTCCGCAATCGCAAGGATGAAATGGATGCCGTGATGTGTGCTGCATGTCATAACGCACCGCATGCAATCTTCCCGGCAGCAAACGAGCGCGACAATCTGCGTCCGCTACAATATATGGGTGAAGCGCAGCCCATAGGAGCAGCCGGAACATGTACGGTCTGCCATGAGGACGATATGGGCTATCCGGCCCACCACCCCGGAATGGGATTGGAAGAGTAAACAAATAAAGCCCGGTTCGAACATAGTTCGAACCGGGCTTTTAAATGGTATTTTCTAGGTGCGAAACGGCGAAGCCCAATAAAAGGGGTTAAGCCGCCGGAGGCAAACTAGCCGCGTTTGAGCAAAGGTCTTTCGTTTTTGGAAGCCCTGTTCACAGCGCGCATTACGTTATCGGAATCACCTGCGGGTACGGTGAAGGTGGACTGGCGTCCCTGAATCTTCACGTGCTGGATGCGCACGGGGTTGATGCGTGCGCGGCGGCAGATCATGTCTACCAGTTTACGCGGGGTCATGCCGTGTGCACGGCCGATGTGCGCGGTGAAGCGTACACGACCACGGTTTGCTGCGGGTCCGCCGCACTCTTCGATTTTACGGTAGCTGCGTTTGTCGAGAACGCCGCCCTGAGAATGCTTGAGCAGTGCTGCAACAGCTTCAATAGGATCAACGCCTTCGAGCAATTCGTGGGCGAGATCAAGGTATGAAAGATGCTTGCCGGCTTCAACGATTTCGCTAAGCTCTGCACCCATGCGGGATTTTTTCACATCGATAACCTGATCGATGGTCGGCAGGGGTTTCTTGTCTACGCGGAGCTTGGTGATCTTGGTGATGTAGCGCAGTTTACCGAATTCGCGGGGGGTAATCAGGGTTACAGCAACACCTTTTTTACCAGCACGACCGGTACGGCCTACGCGGTGCACAAAGCTCTGCGGATCCTGCGGCAGGGCGAAGTTAACAACGTGTGAAAGGTCGGGAACGTCGATACCACGGGCGGCAACGTCGGTAGCCACGAGGATTTTACAGCGGCGTTTGCGGAAACGCATGAGGATATCTTCGCGGCGGGCCTGAGAAAGATCACCGTGAATGGGTTCGGCAGGGTAGCCGCGCTCAGCAAGAGTTCCTGCTACGCGGTCTGCATCTGCACGGGTGCGGCAGAAGACCAGACCGTAAAATTCGGGCTGCGCATCAACAACACGGCAGAGTGCTTCAAAACGGTCACGCTCGTTTACTTCGTGAAAAATGAGTTCGGTCAGCGGTGCTTCGTCTTTTTCGCGCTTTACAGAAACCACATCGTAATCGCCCATAAATTTCTTGGCGATGTTCATTACTTCGCGGGGCATGGTAGCGGAGAAAAGCAGGGTACGGCGATCTTCACCGGCATTTTCCATGATCTCGGATACTTCTTCAAGGAAGCCCATGTTGCACATTTCGTCAGCTTCATCGAGTACGAAGTTGTTGATCTGGGAAAGGTCGAGGGTCTTTCTGCGGATGTGGTCCAGAACACGGCCTGGAGTACCGACAACGATGTCCGCGCCGCGTTTGAGTGCTTTCAGCTGCGGAAGCATGGGCTGTCCACCATAAACAGTGGCTACGAAAACTTTGCGTGAGCCGCGGAAAGAAATGATTTCATCCGCAACCTGCATAGCCAGTTCGCGGGTGGGGGTCAGGACGATGGCCTGAACGTGTCCTGCGCCTTCGCGGACATTTTCAATGATAGGCAGGCCGAAAGCTGCGGTCTTACCGGTACCAGTCTGAGCCTGACCTACGATGTCCTTTTCACCGGAAAGGAGCATGGGAATGGTTTTTTCCTGAATAGGGGTGGGCGCGGTGAAGCCTTTTTTCTCAAGTGCTTCAATAATGGCATCGGAAAGGCCGAGGTTTCTAAATTTTTCCATGATGTATGTATCTCTCTAAAATGTAGTGAAAATAAAAGTTGTATTTAAAAGGGCAATAAAACATGAGCGCGTCTCAGTTCTCAACTGGGCGCGTGTTAATTCCCGTTTCAGCTGGGCCGGATTTATTAAATCGGGTCGTTTGTTATCACTGGCAAAAGTACAGCAACACGAATCAGCAAACCGCACGTGCGGCCTGATCCGGGGATGTTCCGGTCTTGCGGAAATGGGGGTGAAAAACAAAGCAAGGCCCGCCCCTTAAATGCAGGGGAGGCTTCTAGCTACCGTAATTAATGTCCGGTATTTTTGGAGGGACCGTCCGGTTATCTCGATCTACAAAAGGTGGGTAAAAAAACTCACAAAGGCAGATCGTACTTTTTCCTGAAACAGCGAGGCGAACTGCCTGCATAACTGGTCCCAATCTCTTAATTAGGTTTCAGGAAAATCGTCACATAAGGACGATGTACGAAGCAAGTACACTGCCCTTGTCTTAAAACTCGGGTCTCTCTGGACCCAAAACAACCGGATATGGACGGACGCGAGGAGCTTTAAGCACCGAATTGATGTTGGGTCAAGGGTTTTCTTTAGGAAGTAATGTTGACTTTGATTATATACTGATTAAATATTCTTCTATAATTTTTGGGTTGTTAAATATAGTTTGTTCTAAAAAAGGAGATTCGCTATGGGCGATAAAATTGTAGCTGGTATGTATTTGTCCGGCAATTCGTGCAGAATTGTTGCAGTGGGTGGGAATAAGGAATCTCATGAGGTTTTAGATGTTAAAACCAATAAGATATCGATTAATAAAAACCCCTCAAGTTCTGATGCTGTAAATTTTGCAAATTCTATTCAGGATTATTGTGATGAAAATGGTGTTGATAAGATTGTTTATAATAAAAGAATCTCAAAAGGTAAAATGGCTAGTAGTGAAGAATCATTTATTATGGAAGGGGTAATCTTGGCTTCTGTCTCTGTTGAGGCTGAGCGTGTACATTCGAAAACACTGAAAGCAACGCAGGACAAGTTTGGAGATTTGAAGACAGAAAAGCCCTCCACTGCAGATTTAGGAAGGGCATATGATTTTGCCTTTGAGGGACTTGATTAACTTATAAAGAGAAAGCCGCAACCAAGGTTGCGGCTTTTTCGTTCCTCTTACCCCTCCCCCCCCAATTACCTACCAACCAACTTCCCACAAAATTCTATTGAAATTAAATTCCCTCTCACATAGATTCCCGTCAGGACTCTTAACAGTTTGGAGGCATTATGAAACTGTTGAAAACTGGTGAAATACGCGGAGCGGTTGAGCGTTGCGAGCCTGAGAGGATCGCTGTTGCGTATGTTGGGTTGGACTGGGAGAAATTTATCGACAAAGAGAAAGTTAAAGAAGTCGTGGTTTCTCCCACTGAAGGGTCAAATCCAAAGGGGATTCAGTCCCTTGTGGATTGCCTTTCATGGGAAAACGTACACTTTTTGGATAACCTTCATTGCAAATTTTATATTGGCGAACAGTCCGCCGTACTTGGAAGCCCCAACTTAAGTAGAAACGGAATCGCGGAAACGGGGTTGGAAGAAGCTGCTGTGGAAATTACTGATCTGCGGGAAATTGAAAATCTCAGCTCCTATTTTTCTGAAATCAAGCAGAGCGCCATGGAGAAATATCCTGCGGAGGAAATGAAAAAGCAGGCCCTTTCTGATCTTTATAATATATGGCGTGAACGCGAGAGAAGCAGAGGTGCTGAGGAAATTGAGGAGGACGGCGAGGAACTTCTTGATTTTGCGGTGCTTAGCGAAACTGACTTTTATATTGCATGGTACGGTGACAGCGACAACGTTGAATACAGCGGCGACATTGAAAACTACGAAAGTCTTATTGATGATGAAATGCATCTGGCTGCCGGCGATAAGATCAGAAAAGGAAAGTGGGTTCTTTGCTGGAAGATCAATGAGAATAATCAGCCGAATATGCAGGTGAAGCCGCACTGGTTGTTTATTGATGAGCTGTTTGAAAATGCCGCCTATCTCAAAGATGAAAAGTACGACTATACTACTGTCGCGGTAATGCGCTCGGACAAGGAACCGGTCAAACCGCCGTTTGAACTTACCCCCAATGTTATTCGTGCTTTTAAGGAACTGATCAGTTCAGATAAGTACTTGAGCACATTTGTCGGCGGAGAAGGCGTTTTTTATATTAAGGATACATTTCCGGTGTTCAAGCAGTTTATGGCTGACTGGAAAAAGATGGTTTCCTGATCTTAAAGTAAAACTGTGGAACGCAAAAAAGCCGCAACATTTGTTGCGGCTTTTTGATTTTATTGAAGCGTTGAGTCAGTTCATCCCTGCCTTCATCTTCTCAGCATTTAAAATCGTCCATGAATCAGCGTTCGGATTAAACATCCCCGCTTGAGTTAGTATCTTATGGATGAAACCTTGTTTGCGCAGTTCTTTAATTCCTTTTTGTAAAGCCTCATATATTTTTTCACCTTCGGGATGGGTTTTGGAAATAAAGAAATGCCTGCTTTCTAATAGTGAAAACTTTATCTCCGGAATTGGGACAAGATGTACTCCGTAGAGGGTCATGCTGGAATCCTTGGCGTTTGATATCTCTAACGGAATCCAGTCAGCACGTCCTGCTCTAATCATTTTGATCATGCATTCGAAGGTTGGTGCATCTATTAAGTTTGTGATGCCCATGTCCCTAAGGACCTTTTTATCATTGTGCCAATGTTGTCCCACAATTCCTTTGCCGTTTAAGTTGATTTCTTTTGCATTGGTGCAAGATAGTAGAGCTGCATTAGATGCAAGGCAGTAGAAGGCTTTTTGAAATTCTCCAAATCTTGTGATCGGATCGCTAACTAGAAAATTTTTTTTATATCTTGGAACATTCAAAGTATTCAGGTTTAGTTGATGGGGGTAAAAAACCACCAGACCATTTGCCGCGTCTTCGGTGGCTCGTCTGCTGTTGGGGATAGCTTTAAAAATAAATACCGGTTCTATTCCGCCAAGTTTAATGGCTTTCTGAGCAATTATAACATCTGCGAGAGACCTGCTGATCTTAGAAGTCGGTAATTCTTCCAGAAGGTAAGGGTGTTTTCCTGTGTGCAAAAGTAATTCATTGTAGCTATCGAGTGTGTCTTGCTGGATAGTAACAGGTATTAGCGTCTTTCCTTGGCTTGGATACGGAAAAGAAAGGAGTATGATAAATAGTAAAAAAAGTGTTTTTTTCATATATAAGTGATCTTAGTTATAATTGTCATAAGCTTAGGGTGGTGTGGCACGAAAGTGGGATGATGTAAAGAGGGCCGCGGGAGTATGAGGATAAAACGCAAAAAAGCCACAACATTTGTTGCGGCTTTTTTGATTCTTCTTGCTAGACCGAATCCTATAAAACCAATTCCTGATTAGGCTTGAATGATCCGGGGCTTTTGATCAGTGCTA contains the following coding sequences:
- a CDS encoding ABC transporter substrate-binding protein, which gives rise to MKKTLFLLFIILLSFPYPSQGKTLIPVTIQQDTLDSYNELLLHTGKHPYLLEELPTSKISRSLADVIIAQKAIKLGGIEPVFIFKAIPNSRRATEDAANGLVVFYPHQLNLNTLNVPRYKKNFLVSDPITRFGEFQKAFYCLASNAALLSCTNAKEINLNGKGIVGQHWHNDKKVLRDMGITNLIDAPTFECMIKMIRAGRADWIPLEISNAKDSSMTLYGVHLVPIPEIKFSLLESRHFFISKTHPEGEKIYEALQKGIKELRKQGFIHKILTQAGMFNPNADSWTILNAEKMKAGMN